One window of uncultured Trichococcus sp. genomic DNA carries:
- a CDS encoding DUF1538 domain-containing protein, with translation MKLFLSKIREVLQAVLPIVAIVLLLHATLTPLTALQLERFLLGAFCITAGLSIFLHGIDFSISMIGKAMGRTFSKTANLFLLAGAGLALGFIISIAEPDLHILAGQVERLTADTVGKWSIILIVSLGIAALLALGLIRIVRNIVLHKLLIGLYAVVFLLTLSASDEFLAIAFDASGATTGAMTVPFIMSMALGVTLLRKDNLAANTEGFGLIGVVSVGPIIAILLMDLFAAGAVTAPDTPIDDLKTASLLAPFLEKIPIVAEEVLLALLPITLIFLLMQRYSFRLSRRNISWILYGLLLTYIGLFLFLLGAQAGFMEVGRTIGFNVASLDNKLYLLVIGFVLGLVTVLAEPAVHVLTHQIEDITNGAVNRNAVKAVLSLGIGTAVALAMLRIVFPQIQLWHYLLPGYLIALTLTFFVPKMFVGIAFDSGGVASGPMTATFILSFVQGAASAMAGDNLVSESFGMIALVAMTPIIAVQVLGLVYKIRAERNK, from the coding sequence ATGAAACTGTTCTTGTCAAAAATCCGGGAAGTGCTGCAGGCGGTCCTGCCCATCGTCGCAATCGTCCTTTTGCTGCATGCCACGCTGACTCCGCTGACCGCATTGCAGCTCGAACGTTTTCTGCTTGGCGCTTTCTGCATCACCGCCGGACTTTCCATTTTCCTGCACGGCATCGATTTCAGCATCAGCATGATCGGCAAGGCGATGGGGCGGACCTTCTCCAAGACCGCCAATCTCTTTCTCCTGGCCGGTGCCGGTTTGGCGCTCGGTTTCATCATTTCCATCGCGGAGCCGGATCTGCACATCCTGGCCGGCCAAGTCGAACGTTTGACGGCCGACACTGTCGGGAAGTGGAGCATCATCCTCATCGTATCGCTCGGCATCGCTGCACTATTGGCACTCGGCCTGATCCGGATTGTCCGCAACATCGTCCTCCACAAGCTGCTGATCGGGCTGTACGCCGTCGTATTTCTCCTCACCCTGAGCGCATCCGACGAATTCCTCGCCATCGCCTTCGATGCATCCGGCGCGACGACCGGCGCCATGACGGTCCCGTTCATCATGTCGATGGCGCTGGGGGTCACGTTGCTGCGCAAGGACAACCTCGCCGCCAACACCGAAGGCTTCGGGCTGATCGGCGTCGTCTCGGTCGGACCGATCATCGCCATCCTCCTGATGGATCTCTTCGCGGCCGGCGCTGTCACGGCGCCGGACACTCCTATCGATGACCTGAAAACAGCCAGCCTGCTGGCGCCGTTCCTCGAAAAAATCCCGATCGTGGCCGAAGAAGTCCTGCTCGCGCTGCTGCCGATCACGCTCATTTTTCTCCTGATGCAGCGCTATTCCTTCCGCCTCTCGCGCCGAAACATCTCGTGGATCCTCTACGGCCTGCTGCTGACCTACATCGGCCTCTTCCTGTTCCTCCTCGGCGCCCAAGCCGGCTTCATGGAAGTCGGAAGGACGATCGGTTTCAACGTCGCCTCTTTGGATAATAAGCTGTATTTGCTTGTGATCGGCTTCGTGCTCGGTTTGGTGACAGTCTTGGCGGAACCCGCAGTCCATGTCCTGACGCACCAAATCGAGGACATTACGAACGGCGCCGTCAATAGGAACGCGGTCAAAGCCGTTCTTTCCTTGGGGATCGGTACGGCCGTCGCCTTGGCGATGCTGCGGATCGTATTCCCTCAGATCCAGCTATGGCACTACCTGTTGCCCGGCTACCTCATTGCACTGACACTGACCTTTTTCGTCCCAAAAATGTTCGTCGGCATCGCCTTCGATTCCGGCGGCGTCGCTTCCGGACCGATGACCGCGACCTTTATCCTTTCCTTCGTCCAGGGCGCCGCCAGCGCGATGGCTGGAGACAACCTCGTCTCCGAAAGCTTCGGCATGATCGCCCTCGTCGCGATGACCCCGATCATCGCCGTGCAGGTGTTGGGGCTTGTGTACAAAATTCGGGCAGAAAGAAACAAATGA
- a CDS encoding putative sulfate exporter family transporter, whose amino-acid sequence MKINALKKELDGVLPGLATSILISLISQFLARFLPTLGAALIAILLGMLLGNTLLNRPELGQGTKFSEKRLLEYAIVLNGLILDFQVLKSAGVKGFVFVVLQMGLTIFVTYNLGKYFGFGKRFSLLMGAGNAVCGSSAIGTVSPIVQADNKEKGISITIVNLTGTALMIALPLLGAFLYGSDTLRTSALIGGTVQSVGQVVAAAKLVNDDVVTLATVFKLMRVLLIIGVAVLYGRMNINEGESLFTRKKRAGVAADASADGAGASASPAAVSYGVPWFLTGFVVFFLIRSFIGVPDSVLISSKAISTQFEVAALAAIGMRVKFADIIKEGPKAMLYGLTVGAVQVVMAVALIRIFFG is encoded by the coding sequence ATGAAAATAAACGCACTCAAAAAAGAGCTGGACGGGGTGCTGCCCGGCCTCGCCACCAGCATCCTCATCTCCTTGATCAGCCAATTTCTCGCCCGTTTCCTGCCGACTCTCGGCGCCGCTTTGATCGCCATTTTGTTGGGGATGCTGCTTGGCAATACGCTCCTGAACCGGCCGGAACTGGGGCAAGGAACGAAATTCTCCGAGAAAAGGCTCTTGGAATACGCCATTGTCCTGAACGGGCTGATCCTTGATTTCCAAGTGCTGAAATCAGCCGGGGTCAAGGGCTTCGTCTTTGTTGTGCTGCAGATGGGGCTGACGATTTTCGTCACCTACAATCTCGGCAAATACTTTGGCTTCGGCAAACGCTTCTCGCTCCTGATGGGTGCCGGCAACGCAGTCTGCGGTTCCTCGGCCATCGGCACCGTTTCGCCGATCGTCCAGGCCGACAACAAAGAAAAAGGCATCTCGATCACGATCGTCAACCTGACCGGTACCGCACTGATGATCGCCCTGCCGCTTTTGGGAGCCTTCCTATACGGTAGCGACACCCTTCGGACCTCCGCCCTGATCGGCGGCACCGTCCAATCCGTCGGCCAAGTCGTCGCTGCCGCCAAGCTCGTCAATGACGACGTCGTCACGCTGGCGACCGTCTTCAAGCTGATGCGCGTGCTTTTGATCATCGGCGTCGCCGTATTATACGGACGCATGAATATAAATGAAGGAGAATCTTTGTTCACGCGCAAAAAGCGCGCGGGGGTTGCTGCAGACGCATCGGCTGACGGAGCGGGCGCATCAGCCAGCCCGGCCGCCGTTTCCTACGGCGTCCCCTGGTTCCTTACCGGCTTCGTCGTCTTCTTCCTGATCCGCAGCTTCATCGGCGTCCCAGACAGCGTCCTGATCAGCTCAAAAGCGATCAGCACCCAATTCGAAGTCGCCGCCCTAGCCGCAATCGGCATGCGCGTCAAATTCGCCGACATCATCAAAGAAGGCCCCAAAGCCATGCTGTACGGCTTGACCGTCGGCGCAGTACAGGTCGTTATGGCCGTTGCGCTGATACGGATATTTTTCGGATAA
- a CDS encoding LysR family transcriptional regulator, with translation MLDYRYKTFLTLIEEGSYTKAAKKLNITQPAVTQHIQHLQEELGVQLLHYEGKQLLVTEKGRYLEEQLSLLNRDVARISTHLLQQDDAPTLSFGATLTIGEYVMPGLIGRYLEQHPNHHLSMIVDNTATLTSLIQKGKIDFALIEGDFNQSQLGFEKLSDEPFIGVCAAANPLWRSEQDLAALFSEHLFVREEGSGSRRILENALLKEGANLSSFGRTTVVGGIGPIKQLVEENRGIAFLYRISVEKELEEGKLKEIPIRRFVVTHPFHVVNLKEFRDRGPLQELLSFYR, from the coding sequence ATGTTGGATTACCGCTACAAAACGTTCCTCACGCTGATCGAGGAGGGCAGTTACACGAAAGCCGCCAAGAAATTGAACATTACCCAACCTGCAGTGACCCAGCACATCCAGCATCTGCAGGAGGAACTGGGAGTCCAGCTGCTCCACTATGAAGGCAAGCAGCTGCTGGTCACCGAAAAGGGGCGCTATCTGGAGGAACAGCTCTCGCTGCTGAACCGCGATGTGGCGCGGATCAGCACACATCTGCTGCAGCAGGACGATGCGCCGACGCTGTCTTTCGGGGCGACGCTGACGATCGGCGAGTACGTCATGCCGGGACTGATCGGGCGCTACTTGGAGCAGCATCCAAACCATCATTTATCGATGATCGTCGACAATACGGCCACGCTGACCAGTTTGATCCAGAAGGGGAAAATCGATTTCGCGCTCATCGAAGGCGACTTCAACCAGAGCCAACTCGGCTTCGAAAAGCTGTCCGATGAGCCGTTCATCGGCGTCTGTGCGGCCGCCAACCCGTTGTGGCGCAGCGAACAGGATTTGGCGGCGTTGTTCAGCGAGCACCTGTTTGTCCGCGAGGAAGGCTCCGGTTCACGGCGGATTCTGGAAAATGCCCTCCTGAAAGAGGGAGCGAACCTCAGCAGTTTCGGGCGGACGACCGTCGTCGGCGGCATCGGCCCGATCAAGCAGTTGGTTGAGGAGAACCGCGGCATCGCCTTCCTCTATCGCATCTCGGTCGAAAAGGAACTGGAGGAGGGGAAGCTGAAGGAGATTCCAATCCGGCGCTTCGTAGTGACGCATCCGTTCCATGTCGTCAATCTGAAGGAATTCCGTGATCGCGGGCCGCTCCAGGAACTGCTGTCTTTTTATCGTTGA
- a CDS encoding GMP reductase: MKIFDYEDVQLIPNKSVVQSRSECDTTVALGGRMFKLPVVPANMQTILDEELAEKLAREGYFYIMHRFDEASRLPFIQKMQEKGLFASISLGIKEAEFDFVNELAAKKAVPEYTTIDVAHGHSDEVIRMIKHVKAVMPETFLIAGNVGTPEGVRELENAGADATKVGIGPGKVCTTKIKTGFGTGGWQLAAVSWCSKAASKPIIADGGVRTNGDIAKSIRFGATMVMVGSLLAGHDESPGETKEINGRLYKEYFGSASEYQKGQRKNVEGKKILTPYRGTIADTLNEMREDLQSSISYAGGKDITAIRKCDYVLVKNSIYNGDSNQGIIEAGRSSYGEGDTIL, encoded by the coding sequence ATGAAAATTTTTGATTATGAAGACGTACAATTAATTCCGAACAAGAGCGTTGTGCAGAGCCGTTCTGAATGCGATACGACTGTCGCGCTTGGTGGCCGCATGTTCAAATTGCCGGTGGTGCCTGCGAATATGCAGACAATCCTGGACGAAGAACTTGCTGAAAAATTAGCCAGAGAAGGTTATTTCTACATTATGCACCGTTTTGATGAAGCGAGCCGTTTGCCGTTCATCCAAAAAATGCAAGAAAAAGGTTTGTTTGCTTCCATCAGTTTGGGGATCAAAGAAGCAGAATTCGATTTCGTAAATGAATTGGCGGCTAAAAAAGCCGTTCCTGAATATACAACAATCGACGTGGCGCATGGTCATTCCGACGAAGTCATCCGCATGATCAAACACGTCAAAGCAGTGATGCCGGAAACATTCCTGATTGCCGGTAACGTGGGCACTCCTGAAGGTGTCCGTGAATTGGAAAACGCCGGAGCCGATGCTACTAAAGTCGGGATCGGACCTGGTAAAGTATGCACGACCAAAATCAAGACCGGTTTCGGTACAGGCGGCTGGCAGCTGGCAGCGGTAAGCTGGTGCTCGAAAGCAGCAAGCAAACCGATCATAGCTGACGGCGGGGTCCGCACAAACGGAGACATCGCCAAATCGATCCGTTTCGGCGCGACAATGGTCATGGTCGGCTCGTTATTGGCCGGACACGATGAATCACCGGGCGAAACGAAGGAAATCAACGGCCGCTTGTACAAAGAGTACTTCGGCAGTGCTTCCGAATACCAAAAAGGCCAACGCAAAAACGTTGAAGGCAAGAAGATCTTGACGCCTTACCGCGGCACGATCGCGGACACCTTGAACGAAATGCGCGAAGACCTGCAGTCATCCATCTCCTACGCAGGTGGAAAAGACATCACAGCGATCCGCAAATGCGACTATGTGTTGGTCAAGAACTCCATCTACAACGGCGACAGCAACCAAGGCATCATCGAAGCCGGCCGCAGCTCATACGGCGAAGGCGACACGATTCTATAA